The following proteins come from a genomic window of Sander vitreus isolate 19-12246 chromosome 14, sanVit1, whole genome shotgun sequence:
- the LOC144528708 gene encoding stathmin-like, whose amino-acid sequence MAASAEDILVKELDKRASGQAFEVILAAPAPDAKADFPLSPPKKKDVSLEEIQRKLDAAEERRKNHEAEVLKHLAEKREHEKVVLQKAMEENNNFSKMAEEKLNQKMEANKENRTALMAAMNEKFKEKDKKLEEVRKNKETKEGTDD is encoded by the exons ATGGCAGCCTCAGCTGAAG ATATCCTGGTCAAGGAGCTTGACAAGCGGGCCTCTGGCCAAGCCTTTGAGGTCATCCTGGCCGCTCCTGCCCCAGACGCCAAGGCCGATTTTCCCCTGTCTCCTCCCAAGAAGAAGGATGTCTCGCTGGAGGAAATTCAGAGGAAGTTGGATGCTGCAGAGGAGAGACGCAag AACCATGAAGCTGAGGTTCTGAAGCACTTAGCTGAGAAACGTGAGCATGAGAAGGTTGTGCTACAGAAGGCTATGGAGGAGAACAACAACTTCAGTAAGATGGCAGAGGAGAAGCTCAATCAGAAGATGGAGGCCAACAAAGAGAACCGCACAGCACTTATGGCAGCGATGAATGAGAAATTCAAGGAGAAG GACAAGAAGTTGGAAGAGGTGCGAAAGAACAAGGAAACCAAAGAAGGCACTGACGACTGA